tatgagtgtattgagcaggaccatttgaggttgttcttttatactgattgcataaaagaacaggacctctgttattatagaagtgtgtactcttaatcccgatataatacaaacacatatacttagtatttatttctttaatttatcaatgggtgagatttagctcattgaatcaagaggtccgataagttggaaaataatattatttatatggtgtgttgttgattatagaaggaaactgtgtcctagtaatctaggttgatggtgcccccttgaggagcttataaggattgtcatgtaaaccctgtaagtggacttagtccgacatgacaataaggttgagtggtactactcttggagctaaataataattaagtgagttgtcagtaactcatttaattagtggacattcgatatcttaaacacagggagactaacacactcatgataagatggAGCCCATCTtataatataggattggtgcggtagtgcaatagtaactctttagtagtatgagttattattgatgaatttgagttgggtgctcagggcgaacacgggaagctcaagctcatcgggagaccaaaaccaattcttcctctcggtccctgttgtagcctctataaagtcttatatccacaaagtctacttcttatccaagtaatgggtcggccacattcTTGCTTGGtgcaaaggggccggccaagcatgggcttggaagccaagaagtggtcggccaagcttggtgcccaagctaggggccgaccactagaaaaggaaaaggaagttttgttttaaaataaaattttgttaaaatcttttattatttgtagttatctacaatggttaaaagaaaatttttaatttccttttatagccatccccatgattttaaaagagagttttaaaattttaaaatctttccttttatagctttctacaaaagattaaagagagattttaattttgttaaaatctttccttatttgtagttatctataatgtttaaaagagagtttttaatttttgataaaatttttcttttttgtaaccatgatttaaaaagagaagttttaattaatctttccttttttatagttgtctacatgttttaaaagagagagattaatttttaaaactttcctttattgccatgtacaatagtaaatttaaaagagagagattttaattgttttaaatctttcctcttttgcttttgtgtggccgaccctGTATTGTTtaagaggaagttttaatttttgttttaaaactttcctttttagtcattagcaataattaaaaggaagttttaattttgttttaaaactttccttttttgctttgagcaaggattataaaagagaagaagAGGGATCCTTCATGATAACTATAACCTTAGTCTCCTCTCTTgatccttgtgtggccggcccttgcttcttctcttgctccttgtttcTTTCTCTTAAGGCCGACGACACATCAAGAAGttccttttccttggtggccggctatttggaagagaagaagaagggaaaggaagtttcctattttggcatcccttggtggcacgagagtcttggaggagaagaaagcttggatggatttcatcttggtagatcgtcacccacacgaagtccaagagaaagagaggaatgcaacagaagatcaagtggtatataagctacaaaaagtataactagttatttgttttcgCATCATGACTAGCCCATCCTTTTGTATAtatatcttgaaaaaccaaacacaagaggttatcgattttaggctatcgtttttgttatcgattttgtgtttcgatttcatgtttcgattttgtgcttcTATTAAGATCTCTGTAATTAAACCTAGTTTAccataagaagttaaatatctgatttctttgaaaaactttatctaggaagtagtggatgatcccatacccaagaagacctagtgcctcaccatgtttaacctggaagccgatctttgaaatagatatttaattaacttctgtaatatggtttaacttatgaagaacacatcgattaaacttagagtaaaaatgttaagtatcgtttctaatccaagtttaacttcagaaggacaatttagattaataatgttaagcatcgtttgcaatccaaatttaacttcagtagagcatatgggtagctaggatagttctatgcttgtacaaatttttatacaagtgaactagaatggtattccgagtagcaactaacagacAACTTGTCAATGTAACCCATGAACCCAATTCCCTAGTGAAAATTTGAGTTCACCCCATTGTGATTCACCCTTACAAACACATGTTGGCACTCCATGCTAGACTACAACCATAGCTAGCCCAAGGAAATTAATTATGagactactactactactactagctAGGCCGAGGGAAAAAGATGATCTCTAGCTATATCTTGATTGAGTTCTTACTCTTTGTAAGATTTCATCTTTTTCTATTACAGATTTCTATTGCGCATGATAAAAAAGAACAATTAATATATACATTCAACTTTACCGCGTACTATCCATTTTCTTCCCCTCCCACATAATGCTTCTTTTCCCCCCTATTTCATGCTGTGCAGTACTTTTCACCAGTGGCTACCCTTCCACAATCCAGTCAAGGATTtggtcctctctctctctctctctctctctctctctctctctttaacTTTCAACTGATCAAAatctcccaaaaaaaaaaaaaagaagagaaaattattctcttttttatttatttatctatcaaTTTCGTGACTACTGCAGTTGTTTTATCTCTGGGAGAACAGATCAGAGCTGCCACTGCTGCTTCTGCTGGAAGAGAAAGCTCAGACTGAGGTAAAGGAGCTATAGCAGATCTCACAGAGGTATGTATACCTTCTCTCTCTATCTTCTCCTAACTTTACAGTCTTCTACAGTCGCAGAGATGGTTCATTTCCAGGTCTTTGCTTCCTCTGTACCTTTCCCTTTTCTCCTCCTCCCTAACCTTGTTGAGTTCCAGGTTAAAATAATCGTAACCCTAGCTAATCATGATGGCCACGACCTTCTAAAGATATTCTATGATAATCATGAAAGCAACCAAACTAATAATTAATGATGTTTGTAAAATgactattttcttgtagtgtaatttgaGTTTGATGTTGAGGGAGTACTGAATGGTGTGTGTTGTTTTAAGGGTCATGGCGTCGTCGTCCGGTTCGCCATGCGCGGCCTGCAAGTTCCTGCGGCGGAAGTGCATGCCGGGCTGCATCTTCGCGCCGTATTTCCCGCCGGAGGAGCCGCAGAAGTTCGCGAACGTGCACAAGATCTTCGGCGCGAGCAACGTCACCAAGCTGCTGAACGAGCTGCCGGCGCACCAGCGGGAGGACGCCGTGAACTCGCTGGCCTACGAGGCGGAGGCCCGGGTGAAGGACCCCGTGTACGGCTGCGTCGGCGCCATCTCCGTCCTCCAGCGCCAGGTCCAGCGCCTCCACAAGGAGCTCGAGGCCGCCAACGCCGAGCTGCTCCGCTACGCCTGCAACGTCGACGTCCCCATCGGCATGCCGCCCCCGCCGCCCCCTCCGCCGCCGCCCGCCGCCCTCGCCTACTGCGGAACTGACTTCGCCGCCGCTAGGCCTCGCAACGGAGGAGCCTCGCTGTCTCCTCCTCCTCCCGGGCTGCTCGATCCCTGGCCCGACGCCGGCAGCTTCTCTGGCAGCTGCAACCCTGCCGATCATCCTGATGATCATGCAAACCAAGGAGACACGGATAGCAGCATGTGATCGCGAGCTTGCAGGGGAATTAATTAATCATCACTATGATCCTAATCATTAGTAGTTCTAATCTTCATCCAAACTTTGCAGCTATCAATTATTTAAGGTGATGAATGAATGAAGATCCCTAGGGTTTACATGATGCTAATTACTAAGATgattgaaaattatttcattgCTCAACCCTACTAATTACaagtcattattttttttttatctagcaCCATCTATCCTGTCTTTCTTATTAATTTTGAGATGATCAATTCGAATTCATAAAAATTTTACATGGTCATTTGAATAAATCCAGAAGTGCACATGGTAGGACGACCCAATAGTCCAATATTTTAGGTTTATCATTTTATTggagaaaaatattttacaatgcATCGTAGTTAAAAATTAAACCATGAATACTCAGGAGACTGTATGGACGTCCTATCGTTAGTACGTTTGAATTatcaaaaagaataaaagaaaatagaaaaagagGTTCACATGTTGTGTGAAATGGATTGTGCACTCACAAGAAGATATATTGAAAGGTGTTGAGATTGTTCATTGATCTTTTAAGAAGAGTATAGTACAGTAGGAATAGTTGCTAGAGTGAATAGGGATTGGTGCTAGGGCACACTTCATTCAAGGATCCAAGACTAAAGAGAGTTGTGGACTAGGTGTTTCTTCCTTTTCAGGGGAAACATCAATAATTTGCAAAACCTTATTATCGAAGATTTGATAGGGTTTCTATGTTTCACCACCAAAAGTTAGCTTATATAGAGCTTGCCTATCAAAACATTAAGAGGAATTTCAAGGACAAGATCATTTGTTTCAATTGATGTGCCACACACGACACACCGGACTAGTCCGCCCTCGGGAAAGGTAGGATTCGGTTGGAAGAACGAAACAATTCTAAGCACATTATAGGAGAAAAACTATTAACAAAATTTCGACAACTCGTGTGATGTGATTCAACCCTTAGTGCAAATTTAAAGTAGGTTGCTTACAATGCGATCCACCAATAAATTTACATACACATACATACATACCATCAATCTAATAATTTAGTACACAACAAATTCTAAAGTCTAACACTCACCACATCAATGATACACACTATATAATTTCAAACCATGCAACATGAAAGAAGGAGCACAATATTGCTTGTAATGCTAAATCAACAAGAACAATCTAAAAACGAGTAGAACCATTTATAGCATTGAAAACACAACATTCCTTGCTACACAAGTTAAGAATACTTACCATAATTCAATGGATGGCTATTCTCTTGTTAAGAATGTGACAAACCTTTATTTATAACATTTCCCTAAAAGAATAGGCCTTTAGTTAGGCCCGAGATTCAACCTAGAACTAAATTCCTCTTCTAGAATCAAGCTTAGACGTGTAAGATGTCTAGGGATATGGATCCAATCCATTTGGGGTATTAGATTTTTTTCAATCaataatcaataattaattactATCTATCACTAATCGATTGACAACGTTAACTACGATCACTTCTAAGATCATGTTTGTTTATGCTGAGTTTTATCTTTTGTCCCCATGAAAACAAGTCGCTCAACATTCACATCTAACTAAAGACTTACCTTTGAATATTAATTTTGCCCCTTGGAGTCCTTTGGATGCGCATGAGCCCTTGACTCCTCCACATGTCATCCTTAGCTTTTCACCTACAAAAT
This region of Zingiber officinale cultivar Zhangliang chromosome 9A, Zo_v1.1, whole genome shotgun sequence genomic DNA includes:
- the LOC122020401 gene encoding LOB domain-containing protein 25-like; the encoded protein is MASSSGSPCAACKFLRRKCMPGCIFAPYFPPEEPQKFANVHKIFGASNVTKLLNELPAHQREDAVNSLAYEAEARVKDPVYGCVGAISVLQRQVQRLHKELEAANAELLRYACNVDVPIGMPPPPPPPPPPAALAYCGTDFAAARPRNGGASLSPPPPGLLDPWPDAGSFSGSCNPADHPDDHANQGDTDSSM